The Macaca nemestrina isolate mMacNem1 chromosome 17, mMacNem.hap1, whole genome shotgun sequence genome contains the following window.
AactttaaattattattctttttacttatttccttcttttagaaaaatatgttaaacccatcctctttctcaaaaaatcttaagtccattttataaatagatacagaaaatgtgcTTCTCCCCAAATTTACAAATATCCTACTCTTataaattcaagaaataaatgATCTTGAATTTAAGTGGAATTCagattttgtcttgtttttccttttcaggaTCTCAGATGTCTCAAGATAGCAATAGCACAGGCCAAGAAAATCACCCCGTTCTGAGGAGTGTGCCCAAGTTCCCACATAGAGGGTTTCTTTATGCCATATACAAGATTTTTAGAATCCCTGGTGTCATATTTGCTGTTTTGAGAATTGGcctttgctatggtttgaatgtgttccctaGAGTTCATGTGTggaaaacttaatccccaatgtaacagtgttgggaggtggggcctagtaaGAGGTGATTAGAtgatgagggctctgccctcatggatggATTAATGTGGTTACCATAGGAATGGGTTAGTTATTGTGAGAGTGGGCTAGTTATAAAAGCAAGAtcagccttctttttctctctggctcTCATGCACACTCTTTTGCACTTCTActttctgccatgggatgacgcagcaagaaggccctcaccagatgctggcaccttgatattggactttctggcctccagaactgtgagccaagtaAACTTCTATTGTTagtaaattattcagtctcaggtattccatTACAGGAGCAGAAAACAGACTGAAACAGCCTCACTTTACTTTTTATCCATGGGAGATAGTTATTGGAAAGCAGCTGAGTGTCATAGAAAATGTGCAAAAATTTAGAACTTACCTCTCTCTTCCAGGGTGCTTAACTGGTATTCTgtagttctgttttgttttgttttgtttttttttaatgaaaagaagaaaaaagaaacagaaaaaaggattATTGCTGTTTTGAAAATGGAATGCACTCTTGTCTTTTATATTTCAAAGTCCAAGTGAATGTGTTTTAATGCTTTCATGTATCTTTCCCTTTTACATTGCTTGTTATTGCAAACTTGagtgttttactttttaacttgAAAAATACATAGCTTTAAAACTGACCAGTTTAATATAAGCTAAGAAGTTCCTCTAATTAAAGTAACAAAATTACAATGTAAGTTTAAATCTTGTGTTCTCTTGTTGATATTCTTAGGTATGGTATCTGAAGACAGTTGCTGCTGCCACACTGATGATTCTGGCTCCCGTGGACCTCAGCAACTTATTTTCTAATTCATGAGCTCTCAATTAGAATTTCCAAAAGGCTGTTATGCCTTCAGTTATATATTAATGATGAAAATTAATATCAGCATAATCTATCATTTGGAGAATTATCTTCTAACTCAGTCCTATCACATGATCTCAAGGCTGTACTTGATATTTTGGGCGTGTGTCTACTTTTTGGTATATTTTcgttttgttggtggtggtgaggCGCGTGTGAGTATAATTACTTCTGTCCTAGGGATTGCATTGGTGCTGGGTAACGAGTGACAGGGACATTAAAATAGAAGTGCATACAGACATTGACACCTATTCCTTGATTCTAAGAGCCTTACCTTACGTCTTCTCCTTCCAGAAGGCGGCGGTAAGTAGCAATTTCCTGCTCAAGCCGAGTCTTTATGTCAAGAAGGATATGGTATTCATTGTTCTGGCGTTCCATGTCACTCCGAATCTGCATCAGTTGGGCCTCCAGAGAGCTCAACAGCGACTGGAGGTTGGCTAACTGGCTGCTGTAACGGGCTTTGGTCTCCTCTAGGGTGTGCTCCAAAGACTCTTTCTATGAGCACAAGAAAAATAGGGCATTTCTTATCTAAGGACTTGATTCAAGAGATGGgtcaattttaatttattttgagaagggtCTCTGCAGTTCATCACTGTGGGCATGGTGTGTATTTCTAGCTCCATCTCCCACTCTTCCCAACTAGGCAACCTCAGCCAGCCAGCTAGAATCATTAGCTCTTGGGGTTTTTCTTTGCTTGTAGCTTTGCACCCACTGTTCTCTCAGTGCAGCACATTGTAGAATTGTTCTCAATATTTGCTTCCCCACCAATGTGAAGATGTTATACCTCTCACTCCTTCATCAGACCTGGCCATGTGATCTGTGGCATTTCTCAGTTGCAGGATTAGATTCCTTTAATCCATTGACAGCTGGCTGGGTCATGTGACTCTCTTTGGTTAATGAAATGCCAGTCAAACTGacaaatgccttttctttttctttttttttttgagacggagtgttgctctgttccccaggctggagtgcagtagtgcgatctcggctcactgcaacctctgcctcctgggatcaagcgattctcctgcctcagcctccagtagctgtgattataggcacacaccatcatgcccagcttatttttgtatctttagtagagatggagtttcaccatattggccaggctggtctcgaactcctgacctcaagtgatcctcctgccttggcctcccaaaggacaaATGCTTTTTCTAAGGAGAAGCTTTAAGAGCTATCAAGTGGCCCAACcattgctcttttctttcttccagaaCACTGGCTTGTCCTAGGTAGGGCCTACCCCTTTAGCCTTGCCCTTGGAAAGGAAATGTCATGATGGATGTAGTATTGTGGCTGCAGGCCACTGTGGTTTGAGGGATTCTGGTTACCACAGCATAATTTGTCATGGGCTGGCTGGTTTGCTTGGCCTGGAATGTCTCTAGTTCATTCTCCAGCTTAAAATTGTATCTTAAATTTTAAGATCTGGTATAATGGACACATACAGGGGAATAGCAGACACGGGGGCCTAACAGAGgctggagggtaggaggagggagaggatcaggaaaaataacaaatgggtattaggcttaatacctgagtgctgaaataacctgtacaacaaacccccatgacacaagtttaacTATATCATAAATCTGCATattacccctgaacttaaaagttataaaaatatctgGTTTAAATGCCACTTTCCCAGTGAAATCTTCCAGATTTACTCTTTCCTCTGCATACATGCAGTACATTGCCCTTTCCTCgatttctctctgtcttttgattatAATCAGTTGTTCGGCCTCTTTCCCTGCCAGCTCTGCAAGGGGAAGGGTTATTTCTTGTAGGTCTTTGCATTTCTAAGTTCCTAACAGAGGACCTTGGTAAACACATACTGGATTGAGAAAGAGAAGTTAGATGTGCTTTACCATGCTGAGATGGGACTGGAGGTCTATCTCGAGGCTCTGGGAGGTGCGTCTCAGCTCTGTTAGTTCAACCTCAGTTCCTTTTAATTCTTCAGTGTTCACTGTGACCTGTTGCTGCAGAATTTCAGTCTACAAAGTGccgagtgaaaaaaaaaacaaacagttgagggatggaaataagaaagaaaagacagaaagagaaagaaagaatgaacaaatgaagaagAAACTGAGTTATCTCTTTCTGGAGGAAAGCTTCTACACATTTGCTCACACTTTACAATTGTGCGGTTACCTGTCTCTCAAACTGTTCTTTGGCCTCTTGAAGGTTCTTCTGGGCCATGACTTCATACTTCTGCCTCATTTCATTCATGATGGCACCAAGGTTCAGGCCTGGAGCAGCATCAACCTCCACATTGACAGTGTTGCCCAGATGCTTGTATAGACCATCGACTTCCTATGAAAGTGAAAATTCTGATTGATTTTAGTCTGAAGCACATTCTCAGATAAGGTTGGGCAGAAAAGACATAAGAAGTCTCATGACCTCTTTCATTGGCAatgagtaaaaaagaaataaaataataacttgtgTTGGGCTTATTGTGGTCCAGGTACTGCTCTAAGTCATTTAACCTACAACAACATTATGAAAAGAAGGCGGGGCTTGTATCactattgtcatcatcatcatctctgtCATTACCACCACCaactcttctcccttctcctgtttctcctgctcctcctattattattattatatagaaCCATTCCATCGTTTCCAATACCACTTCTGAATATTTTCTCACCTCCTGATGCTCTTTTTTGAGGAGAGCTAGGTCTTTATTCAGTTCTTCAATTTGAATCTCCAAATCTGTTTTTTGTAGGGTTAGGTCATCAAAGACCTTATTCAGGCCTTGGAAATCAGCTTCCACCGTTAAGCGTATTCCCCTCTCAGTCTCATACCTGGGAATTAATTAGTATACAGAGATAACTGGTCCTTCTGTAGCCATTATAAGAGAGAGAATCTAATATAATGAGATAGGTTTTTAAATGTGGCTTATGAGGAGATCAATTTCAAAACTTTATAATGTCTGCCTTTATACATTCATGAAATGTACATAAGAACCTAGGAATCAGACAATTTGCTCAATAATATAATCTCTATAATTTGGAGTGACTGGAAAAAGGCAATCTGAAATAATTTTGAGCACTTCTAAATTCTAGAATTTATCTTACAAGAAATTAAATTGTGTTAATTATTGTGTTGGCAAAGGGTTCTCATTATTGATATTAAATACTTTTACTTAATGAATGTACatgatcaatttatttttataactttgtgAACTGAGGCATCCAAAGTGACTTATCTCAAACAGCTCTACATCCTCCTCTACAATCTTACATacgctctctgtctctctcactatatatatatgtgtgtgtgtgtgtgtgtgtgtgtgtgtgtgtatttgaaacAGGGtaccactctgtcacccaagctggaatacagtgatgcgatcatggctccctgcagcctcaacctcctgggctcaagcaatcctctcacctcagcctcccaagtagctgggaccacaggtgtatgccaccacgcccagctactttttttgtatttttgtgtagagacgtggtttcgccatgttgctcaagctgttctcaaactccaggactcaagcaaaccgcctgcctcagcctctcaaagtgctggattacaggcattagccaccacgccctgcccaaTTTCCTAAAATATCCAGCTTTAAAAAGTGACAATGCAATGGGACACTCAGTGCTAGGTAAAATTGTAACTAATGCACCTTTACTGCTTTAATCTTTGGATTTGATTTCCTATTTCCTTCTAGTTAATCTCTTGGAGCATTAAAAGGCTACTCTTCTAACCACAAAAggctttttggtgttaatgcATTGTACAAATTCAGGATGAAGATGCCCTAGTGTGGAAGCTGTTTGTAAGGAACAGCTCTGGTCACATGTGGTGTGATGACTACTGAGAAAGTAaacacaattttttctttttttttgagacaaggtctcactctgtcacccaggctggagtgcaatgtcacgatctcggctcactgaaacctccgcctcccaggttcaagtgattctcctgcctcagcctcccaagtagctgggattacagacatgtgccaccacacccggttaattatTATAGATTGGTCCTGATTCTTTGGTTGGCCAGACCATCCtgtaaaacactggcaaaccagAAATCATCAAGAGTCACCCCTGGAACTTGGGTCATACACTTGCAGGTACTTGAATGAACATGGAGAATTACTTGGAGAATCACCAAGGGTAGACTTAAGACTCTCTTTAGATAACAGAAAGACACTTAGGGAGAAGGAGAACTGTAAATTGCTTTCTTATTACTCCAAAGGGCAGAATTAGGTTTAATGGGTTAAAAGGTAGATACCaggttactaaaaaaaaaaacttagcaacCAGTAATAACAAAGGAGAATAGTAGTGACTGGAGGTGTTCAGTTACATGCCAGGGGATCAAGAGAGAGAAGGTCATCCCTGAGTGCTGGGCTAGCTTCTAACACGTAGCTTCTAACCTCCTTTAGGCTTCAGGATTCTGGAAACATTGAACCGTGGTTCCTTTACCAACAATGATATGGAAAGCTGATTATCTGGAAGGACTACTAAAGGAATTCTTTTTCAGAAACTTTTGCCACATATTAGGGAACCTACTTCAGTCTGAAGTCCTCAGCAGCCAGTTTAGCATTATCAATTTGCAGGACACATCGAGCATTTTGCAGTTGAGCATCCTTAATCTGGAAAATACATGAGAaagaatgacattttcttttttaaaaatttatttatttatttatttatttagacagaatcttgctctgttgcccaggctggagtgcaatggtgcgatcttggctcactgtaacctctgcctcccaggttcaagcgattctcctgcctcagcctctcgagtagctggggttacaagcatccaccaccatgcctggctaatttttgcatttttagtagagatggggttttgccatgttggctaggctggtgttgaactcctgacctcaggtgatccacctgcctcggcctcccaaaatgctgggattacaggcgtgagccaccacgcccagccaagaatgACATTTTCAGTTGGATAGGTATTTACAAGGATTTAGTTTATCTCCAGCTGCAGTGACTATTATGTCAAAAATGATGTTTATTTCAAGCATTTCtacaagaaaatatagaaaaaataatgacaTGGGTGTTTAACATAATAGAGTCATAAAATGCAACCCTAGATGCCCCAGGGTTTGGTCTACTTTCTTGTGATTTTACAGAAGGAGAATTTAACTTAACTTGAGTCATCAAAACTTACTGAGTGCCTCGCCTTTGATGTTTCAGCTTATAATGTTTCTTTTAGCCCCTCTGGTCTGGTGAGCTCCCATTCCTCCCTCATGTCTCAGGTTCGACAACATTGCTTCAAAGGAGCCTTCACAGATGCTCTCAAAACTGAACTGGATGATCTGCCTGTGCTCTCATTATCCCTCTGTGTGCTGGTCCCTCTGTCCATCCCTGTTTCCTCATAAATCACATTGTGTCCACCATACTATTCCTCAGTGCCTAGCATGGTGCCCAGCACCTACTTAGTGTCATTCAGTATTGGCTGAATGAAAGAACATGATACATAAAAGAACTAAATGCATGATGGATGCATATAGATGAAAAATCTACTTGCAGAGGATGTTGCAATGACATTTCTCTTTCAATGGATCCAGTTTTGGAGAGGGCTGCTCCCTACGGTTGGGACTGTCCAGCTCAATGGGACGGATGGCCTGTGCCTGTGTATTTGAGATGAGCCAAAGTAGAGTCAGAAACATGAGACAGGTGTGGTTCGAACATTTTAGTGAGAGCCTAAGAAGGAGGAACTTTATTCCGGAAGGGCAATTTAAATACCATTGCTTCACACACCCATAGTTTCTAAAATTCCAAAGCAACTTCCCATAGAGTCCGAATCAAATTGCTCTGATGTTTAGCACAACTCAAGAAAAATAGACTTGCTGGTAAGTAAATGGGCTTTACTCTAAAGGAATATGAATGAATCTTAACACAGAAATGACAGTGAACACTTCTCTTGATTAGATAAGAGCTTTAATTCGAAGCAAGTGCTCTGTGTCATATATGAAATTTTCAATTAGGAGCAAAGTCTTCTGCTTTTATTCCATGCAACTGATAAAATACAGAGCTCCACCCTTTTTTTGATGACATAGGAGGAGGTTGTGATATGATTGCAATAAACATGAATTGGGGgcaatagaatattttattactgTAGAATTAGTTTCTGAACTGCTTGATGCTGATGGTCATGTTATTAAACAGGGCACTTAAAAATCCAGGCATCATTAAGACCCATATTCCTGCCACACTGTTTCCACCCAGAATCACCTTGTTATTTAAATCTGCAGTACAGTATTCTAATGGTCATACCTTataatatttacttaaataaaaggagaaaagtcTTTGAATTGACTGGGGTTTCAAAACTTGAGGACTAGATGAAAAACTAAGAGAGATTTATCACATAATTAATTTTTAGCTCTTTTCAGAAAGATTGCTCACTATACATTTAGCCCTGATGTGGTAAGCTGTgacaaagatttattttattccggaggataaaatgttcatattttgtatataattatattaaacattaaaaatagcatGATTTAAGGTCATCGTATTATACAGTCTAAAGGTAGATGAAAGAATTTTTGTAGATGTAACATTTTAGCCTAATTGTCTTTACAACGTCCATTTGGACCTGCCTAACATAGATAACCTCTTGATTTAACTTTCAGTTAAACACAGACTAGGAAACACAGGCGTCATCTCTCACCTGATTTCGCAGCTCTTCAATTTGTTTGTAATACGCGCTGTAGTCACGACCAGCCCTCGGGGCGTTGGTTTCGTACCACTGCTTGATCTGCACTTCAAGTCTGGAGTTGGACTGCTCCAGGGTCCGCACCTTTTCTAGGTAGCTCGCTAGACGGTCATTTAGGTTCTGCATGGCCATTTTCTCATTGCCAACAAACAGGTCCCCGCCGCCGGTGAGGTCGCTCCCATAGTTCACCGTGTGTCTGGAGTTGGAGATGCGGATGCCTCGGCCTCCAGCACCCCCATAAACGCTGGGTGTCATCCCGAGGCGCTGCGTGCGCACTGTACTGACTACAGAGGCCTGCAAGGAGTTGCTGAGGCTTCTGTGGAAGCTTCTGCGACTGAAatccattgcagattccaggaggGAGCACCTGTAGCTTCAGGATGGTTGGGGCAGAGTGTGTCTCATGGAGGGTGTTGAGCTAGCCTTTTATGAAGTCCACAGGCAAGAAACTCCTCCTCTGCTGACATGTCACTAGGATTGGCACCACGGTCCACCTTGCCTTGCTTCC
Protein-coding sequences here:
- the LOC105472199 gene encoding keratin, type I cytoskeletal 20, translating into MDFSRRSFHRSLSNSLQASVVSTVRTQRLGMTPSVYGGAGGRGIRISNSRHTVNYGSDLTGGGDLFVGNEKMAMQNLNDRLASYLEKVRTLEQSNSRLEVQIKQWYETNAPRAGRDYSAYYKQIEELRNQIKDAQLQNARCVLQIDNAKLAAEDFRLKYETERGIRLTVEADFQGLNKVFDDLTLQKTDLEIQIEELNKDLALLKKEHQEEVDGLYKHLGNTVNVEVDAAPGLNLGAIMNEMRQKYEVMAQKNLQEAKEQFERQTEILQQQVTVNTEELKGTEVELTELRRTSQSLEIDLQSHLSMKESLEHTLEETKARYSSQLANLQSLLSSLEAQLMQIRSDMERQNNEYHILLDIKTRLEQEIATYRRLLEGEDVRTTEYQLSTLEERDIKKTRKIKTVVQEVVDGKVVSSEVKEVEESI